GCCTTCTTGACTCTGACCGGATGAATCGGATTGCGAAATCCCAGAATCTTCTGAATGGTTTTAGAAACCGGCAGCAGAATCCAGAGCGGTATCGGCAGTACCAGCGCATTGGTGCCGTTGAACCGTTTTATCACATCGACCACTTCGGCGAGCGGCTGGGTCGGGGTTTCGACATAATTGTAGCAGAAAAAATCACGGTTTATGCCCATGGTAAAATCGATGCTGTCGAGAAAACCGTAAATGTAGCCGTACGATTTATATATTCCGGGAGAGCCGGGGAAAGCAAAATAGCCTTTTTTAATGGCCCGAATCATCCGCATGATATTGCCCGGATCACCGGGACCATAGAGCACACCCGGTCGGGAGATGATCAATCTTCGATGTGGATAGGCCCGTTGCCACATCTCATGAATCAATTCGGCGGGATATTTGGAGCCGCCATACGGGGTGGAGGGCTGTATCGGCGAAAATTCATCGGTGGGGCCGGTGGTCGGCCCATAAACCGAAATGCTGCTGGTGAAATAGATACTGTCACAGCCGACCGCATCGGCATAGGCGCAGACATTATGCGCACCCTTTAGATTGGTTTCGAAATATTCTTCGCGAATATGTCCCGGCTCGCGGTGCACCGCCGCCAGATTAAAAATCCATTCCGGCCGGAAATTAATTAATTCGACCGGGATGGATTTGCGGACATCGGTGAATGAGGTCGAGATGCCGGGTTGGCCGGCAAGAATGCTTGGCCTGATGTCGGCCAGATGAACATGGTCGAATCTTTGGGTTTTTAGCAGATGCTGCGCCAGATGTGTCCCGACAAAACCGGCGCCGCCGAAAATAACACAGCTTCTCATGCTTCGATCTCTTCCCTGAGAGCAAGCCGCCGGCGAATAACATCCGGCAGTTTGAAATTGATTTCGGTTTTCAGTCCCTTTTTTGCGGCGGTGTCTGTTGCTATTATCCAGAACGCAGCCAGGAATAATGTCAGGAAGCCGGTCAGAAAAGTAGTGATCATTCGACGCGGGCCCGATTTCAAGGTCGGCAGGGAAGGATTATCCAGAATGCGCACGATCGGAACATCTTTTTGAACATCGAGCCGGGCCAGTTCGTACTGCTCGAGAACCAGCATGTAAGTTTTCGATTTTATTTCCACTTCGCGCTTAAGCTGCATCAGGTTTTTCAAAATTTCCGGATCGGAGGTCATATCCCAGTCACGGTTGACGGTCTGGTATTCCTGAAGCTTTTCTTCGGACTTCCTGAGTTGTTGCTCGCGGTCGGCCACCTCGCGTTCAAGATAGCGGACATTGTCCTTGGCCTGAGAGCGGCGTTTGTGGAGATTGAATAATTCCAGCTCTTCCAAATAGCGGCTTAGTATTGCCTTTGAAAGTCGGGGATATTTGGTTTCCACCGACAGACTGATCACTCCCGTTTTCTTATCCATTTCGAACGATGAAATGTTGGACAACGCCCGTCTGAGCTTTTCCGGGTTGTCCTGATTGAAATATTCGGGGAGGGTCAGTTGCATGACCTGATCGTTATGAACGAACGAGTATTCGCCGGCCAGGACGGCATCAACCACCGTCCGCGATGTCAGAATGGTCGGAAACAGTTCCGAAGAGTTCTCATCCTGCGACATGAAACCATCAAGACCGGCCAGACTTTTCAATTGAGCCATTTTGTCGACTTTGCCGGAGGGAAGAATCGAAGCGGTGGAACGGAATTGATTGGGCATAATGAAAACAATAACCGCGGTGAGGATCATGACTGAAAGAACACACCCGCCAATTAGCTTTTTTCTCGCAAGCAACAGGCGGATTATTTCTATCAGGTTGATTTCACCGGTTTGGTTTTGCCCGGTTTCCGTTTCGCCGTTGTTCTCATCCCTGAGTCCGGCGTTTTTAAGCGTAATTTTTCTATTCTGCATTAGCTACTCCATTAGCTCAACACCTTTTGTTTATGCAACAGCCGTGCCGAAGAAAACAGTGATGTTATTATATTGTCTTGCAACACCTTGCGATGATTGAGGTAATGCCAGATGACTATATTACATATAAAGAAGGAAATTTATTCTTTGGCAGGGTGGAAAAAATTTCGAAAATAAGCCGGGGGTTGCCGGACTAATCGGATGGTTTATCGAGGCTTAGGATTGCTTCAAGAAGTTCCGAGGCTGATTTATTCCAGTCGAATTTTTGCGCATGCAGTAAACCATTTTCTATCAAGTTTTGGCCAAGAACATTGTCTGACAAAATCATGTCCATCTTCTCGGCGATGTCGGCAGGGTCATACGGATTGAAATAAAGCGCCGCCTTGCCGCACACTTCAGGCAATGATCCGGCGTTCGAAACAGCACACGGGCAGCCGCAGGCCATGGCTTCCAGCGGCGGCAGTCCGAAGCCCTCGTACAGCGAGGGGTAAACGAACAGCCGCGCTTCTTGGTAAAGCTCGATTAATCGATCGTCATCGATATATCCGGTAAATTCTATACGTTTACTGTCATCAAGCATCTTATGCAATTTATTATCCGCAAAAATGCTGCTTGAACTGCCGGCGATTACAAGTTTCAGATTATGGCTTTTCAAGTGATTGAAAGCCTTGACCAGTCGGATGAAATTTTTCCTCGGTTCCAGCGAGGCCACGCACAGAATATAATCCTCAGGCGATATATTTTGTTCATCTGATATGGCACTTTGAAATTGCTGCCCCACGCCGCAGTAAATGACTATGATTTTATCGTGGTCGATTCCAAAAAGATCCGCTATTTCACTTTTGGAAAAGTTGCTGTCCGAAAAAATGATTCGTGATGATTTCGCCACGCGCGGTATGAGCAGTTTATAGGCAGCCGCGAATTTCCATGAATACCATTCAGGATGGCGCAGCGGGGCGGTATCATGAATGGTCGCCACTTTATTTTTAGAAGCAACAGGGGCGGTGTTGGCCAGATTGATTAGAATTTTCCCGGACGCATGCTTTTTCATGTACATCGGAAGTTCGTACTGCTCCCATAAATATCCGGTGAAACGCCCGATGACTTTTGCCTTCAATTGTTCTGCAATGTCCTTATGAATGATATTTTTCGGTGCGACAAATTTGATATCGGGATGAATTTCTTTAAGCGCCAGCGACATCTCGATAGCGTGGCGCTGGACGCCGGTCAGCCGCTGAGTCAGAAAACGCGCATTAACTATCACCGTTGTCACCTCTGTCCCACAAAGCCAGCAAAAAGCCGAGGCAGATCATCAGGGTGGGTGATTCGATGACATTCAAAGTCGCTCCATAGGAGAAAAATATCAGGGCAAATGTAAGGAAGAATACACTTTTTCGATCATTAATCTTCATGGATATGATTTTGAAGAATAGAATTCCCAAAATCATCAACAGAATAATAATTCCGAAATCGACCAGCAGATAAACATAAACATTGTCGGCGGCATTGTACAGCTCCGGCTCGAAATATTTT
This is a stretch of genomic DNA from candidate division Zixibacteria bacterium HGW-Zixibacteria-1. It encodes these proteins:
- a CDS encoding glycosyltransferase family 1 protein produces the protein MIVNARFLTQRLTGVQRHAIEMSLALKEIHPDIKFVAPKNIIHKDIAEQLKAKVIGRFTGYLWEQYELPMYMKKHASGKILINLANTAPVASKNKVATIHDTAPLRHPEWYSWKFAAAYKLLIPRVAKSSRIIFSDSNFSKSEIADLFGIDHDKIIVIYCGVGQQFQSAISDEQNISPEDYILCVASLEPRKNFIRLVKAFNHLKSHNLKLVIAGSSSSIFADNKLHKMLDDSKRIEFTGYIDDDRLIELYQEARLFVYPSLYEGFGLPPLEAMACGCPCAVSNAGSLPEVCGKAALYFNPYDPADIAEKMDMILSDNVLGQNLIENGLLHAQKFDWNKSASELLEAILSLDKPSD
- a CDS encoding NAD(P)-dependent oxidoreductase — its product is MRSCVIFGGAGFVGTHLAQHLLKTQRFDHVHLADIRPSILAGQPGISTSFTDVRKSIPVELINFRPEWIFNLAAVHREPGHIREEYFETNLKGAHNVCAYADAVGCDSIYFTSSISVYGPTTGPTDEFSPIQPSTPYGGSKYPAELIHEMWQRAYPHRRLIISRPGVLYGPGDPGNIMRMIRAIKKGYFAFPGSPGIYKSYGYIYGFLDSIDFTMGINRDFFCYNYVETPTQPLAEVVDVIKRFNGTNALVLPIPLWILLPVSKTIQKILGFRNPIHPVRVKKAATPTHIIPGALMEKGFYFRYTFESSLHHWHKVAPEDFGDMPLKKKHVRRDKITLKRPPEIIEQLTASELKTGNDPAKEKETAR